In one Mucilaginibacter ginsenosidivorax genomic region, the following are encoded:
- a CDS encoding glutamine synthetase beta-grasp domain-containing protein gives MATKLEYIWLDGYKPTQSLRSKTKIVKDFSGKVEDLDNWSFDGSSTEQAPGGSSDCILKPVFVCPDPQRKSAYLVMCEVLDSTGKPHESNGRALIQDDDNDFWFGFEQEYFLWDPKTNKPLGFPAGGYPGPQGPYYCSVGANNAYGREIVEEHLDVCLEAGLNVEGINAEVAAGQWEFQIFAKGAKEAGDQIWVARYLLERIGESYGVSINWHCKPLGQLDWNGSGMHANFSNTTLRTANSKATFEAICESFRPAVSECIAVYGADNDQRLTGKHETASITDFSYGVSDRGASIRIPLYAVEHNWSGYLEDRRPNSAADPYKVAAVIIKTVKTAKV, from the coding sequence ATGGCAACTAAACTCGAGTACATTTGGCTTGATGGGTACAAACCAACACAAAGCCTGCGTAGCAAAACAAAAATCGTTAAAGATTTCAGCGGTAAAGTAGAAGATCTGGATAACTGGAGCTTTGACGGCTCATCAACTGAACAAGCACCAGGTGGTTCATCAGATTGTATCTTAAAACCAGTTTTTGTATGCCCGGATCCACAAAGAAAAAGCGCTTACCTTGTTATGTGCGAAGTTTTAGATTCAACAGGTAAACCTCATGAGTCAAACGGCCGTGCACTTATACAGGATGATGATAATGATTTCTGGTTTGGTTTTGAGCAGGAATATTTTTTATGGGATCCTAAAACCAACAAACCACTTGGTTTCCCGGCTGGTGGCTACCCAGGCCCGCAAGGCCCATATTATTGCTCTGTAGGTGCAAACAACGCTTACGGTCGCGAAATTGTTGAAGAGCACTTAGATGTATGTTTAGAAGCAGGCTTAAATGTTGAAGGTATCAATGCCGAAGTAGCAGCAGGTCAGTGGGAATTCCAGATCTTCGCTAAAGGCGCTAAAGAAGCTGGTGACCAAATCTGGGTTGCCCGTTATTTATTAGAAAGAATTGGCGAAAGCTATGGCGTATCTATCAACTGGCATTGCAAACCGCTTGGTCAATTAGACTGGAACGGTTCTGGTATGCACGCTAACTTCTCAAACACAACTTTACGTACTGCAAACAGCAAAGCTACTTTCGAAGCTATCTGCGAGTCATTCCGTCCGGCTGTTTCTGAGTGTATTGCTGTATACGGTGCCGATAACGATCAACGCTTAACCGGTAAACACGAAACTGCTTCAATCACCGACTTTAGCTATGGTGTATCAGATCGCGGTGCTTCTATCCGTATCCCACTTTATGCAGTTGAGCACAACTGGAGTGGTTACTTAGAAGATCGTCGCCCTAACTCGGCTGCAGATCCTTACAAAGTAGCTGCTGTAATTATCAAAACTGTAAAAACAGCGAAAGTTTAA
- a CDS encoding RluA family pseudouridine synthase has protein sequence MKFPKFADLILFENDDVIVVNKPPFLSSLDEREGGEVNLLRLAKGYWEDAQICHRLDKETSGALIIAKNPEAYRMVSMQFEKRQVKKVYHAIIDGTHTFDNLLIDLPILNVGKGNVTISRQEGKRAETWFQSLRYFKHYTLVECRPVTGRMHQIRIHLATQRASIAGDEMYKGEPVFLSKIKRKYHLGKDQEELPIMKRFALHAYEVTFKINLETEVTIHAPYPKDFETLLKLLEKFDS, from the coding sequence ATGAAGTTTCCGAAATTCGCCGACCTGATACTATTTGAGAATGATGATGTGATTGTGGTTAACAAACCTCCTTTTTTGAGTTCGCTAGATGAGCGCGAAGGTGGCGAGGTAAATTTATTAAGATTGGCCAAAGGATATTGGGAGGATGCACAAATTTGTCATCGCCTGGACAAAGAAACTTCGGGTGCGCTCATTATTGCCAAAAACCCGGAAGCTTACCGGATGGTATCTATGCAGTTTGAAAAACGGCAGGTAAAAAAGGTGTACCACGCCATTATTGATGGTACCCATACTTTTGACAATTTACTTATTGACCTGCCGATATTAAATGTAGGCAAAGGAAACGTAACCATTAGCAGACAGGAAGGCAAACGAGCCGAAACCTGGTTTCAATCGTTAAGATACTTTAAGCATTATACTTTGGTGGAGTGCCGCCCCGTTACCGGTCGTATGCACCAGATAAGGATTCACCTGGCTACCCAACGGGCCTCAATAGCCGGCGATGAAATGTACAAAGGTGAGCCGGTATTTTTATCTAAAATAAAAAGGAAATATCATTTAGGAAAAGACCAGGAGGAATTACCAATCATGAAACGCTTCGCATTGCACGCTTACGAGGTTACCTTCAAAATAAACCTTGAGACAGAAGTCACTATACATGCCCCCTATCCCAAGGATTTTGAAACGCTGTTAAAATTGTTAGAAAAATTTGATAGTTAA
- a CDS encoding UDP-glucose--hexose-1-phosphate uridylyltransferase, whose translation METNNFDLKEHPHSRLNILTGDWILVSPHRTKRPWQGKVEATQANDRPAYDPQCYLCPTNKRADGSENPDYKGSFVFTNDYSSLLLNTPDGGLNDDELLVANSQKGICRVISFSPRHDLTLPQMETAEIRKVVDVWQSEFENLATYPWIKHIQIFENKGDIMGCSNPHPHGQIWAQNSIPVEVAKETQQQKKHFEQKGRSLLGDYLALELKRAERVIFENDHFAVLVPFWAVWPYETMIISKRHVTSILYFTDDEKDALADAIKRLTVRYDNMFETSFPYSAGMHQSPVNMGEHPYWHWHMHFYPPLLRSATVKKFMVGYEMLANPQRDITAEYAAEKLRGLSEIHYKVKG comes from the coding sequence ATGGAGACTAATAATTTCGATCTTAAAGAGCATCCGCACAGTCGTTTAAATATTTTAACCGGCGATTGGATCCTGGTATCGCCACACCGTACCAAACGGCCATGGCAAGGTAAAGTGGAAGCCACCCAAGCAAACGACCGCCCTGCTTACGACCCCCAATGTTACCTTTGCCCAACTAACAAACGGGCCGATGGCAGCGAAAATCCCGACTATAAAGGCAGCTTTGTATTTACCAATGATTACTCATCCCTGCTATTAAATACACCCGATGGCGGCCTTAACGATGATGAGCTACTGGTGGCCAACAGCCAGAAAGGCATTTGCCGCGTTATCAGCTTTTCGCCACGTCATGACCTTACGTTGCCGCAAATGGAGACCGCCGAAATTCGTAAAGTGGTAGATGTATGGCAATCTGAGTTTGAAAACCTTGCAACATATCCGTGGATAAAACACATACAGATATTTGAAAATAAAGGCGATATAATGGGGTGCAGCAACCCGCATCCTCATGGCCAGATATGGGCGCAAAATAGTATCCCTGTTGAGGTTGCCAAAGAAACGCAGCAGCAAAAAAAACACTTTGAGCAAAAAGGCCGCAGCCTGCTTGGCGATTACCTGGCGCTTGAGCTGAAGCGTGCTGAGCGTGTAATTTTCGAAAATGATCATTTTGCGGTACTTGTGCCGTTTTGGGCGGTTTGGCCTTATGAAACCATGATTATTAGCAAAAGGCACGTTACAAGCATTCTGTATTTTACTGATGATGAAAAAGATGCTCTTGCCGATGCTATTAAAAGGCTTACGGTGAGATATGATAATATGTTCGAAACCTCGTTCCCTTATTCCGCGGGGATGCACCAATCGCCGGTTAACATGGGCGAGCATCCTTACTGGCACTGGCACATGCACTTTTATCCGCCGCTGCTGCGTTCGGCAACGGTTAAAAAGTTTATGGTTGGGTACGAGATGCTGGCTAATCCTCAACGCGATATAACTGCCGAATATGCGGCCGAAAAACTGCGCGGATTGAGCGAAATTCACTATAAAGTGAAAGGGTAG
- a CDS encoding aldose epimerase family protein, with protein sequence MTDSTKTDSTKSFAAAFESTINGKQTHLYTLKNKNGVTATFTNYGGRIVSLLVPNKDGKLTDVVLGYESVEGFEKSTEPYYGATIGRFGNRIAKGHFKIDGKDYQSSINNPPNTLHGGKNGYQSVVWDAKQIDSTTLELTYLSKDMEEGFPGNLTVKVVYSLTDNNEFKCVYEAHTDKTTVVNLTNHAFFNLNGEGSGTILNHLVQIDADNYTPVDAGLIPTGKIEPVKGTPFDFTKPETIGKRINDDNVQLKNGKGYDHNFVLNKHDLSTPIATVIGDKSGIKMEVYTEEPAMQFYSGNFMQAKNAMKRGIKDEFRTSFAMETQHYPDSPNQPQFPSTELKPGQTYKTQSLYKFTVVK encoded by the coding sequence ATGACAGATAGCACCAAAACGGATAGCACCAAATCATTCGCTGCTGCATTTGAATCAACCATCAATGGTAAACAAACTCACCTTTACACCCTTAAAAACAAAAACGGCGTTACCGCTACTTTTACCAATTACGGCGGTCGTATAGTAAGCCTGCTGGTGCCCAATAAGGATGGTAAGCTTACCGATGTGGTTTTAGGCTATGAAAGTGTAGAAGGTTTCGAGAAATCAACCGAGCCTTATTATGGCGCTACCATCGGCCGTTTTGGTAACCGTATTGCTAAAGGTCATTTTAAAATTGATGGCAAAGATTACCAATCGTCTATCAATAATCCGCCAAACACGCTGCATGGCGGTAAAAACGGTTACCAAAGCGTAGTTTGGGACGCCAAACAAATTGATTCGACAACGCTGGAACTTACCTACCTGTCAAAAGACATGGAAGAAGGTTTTCCCGGCAATCTTACCGTGAAGGTGGTTTACAGCCTTACCGACAATAACGAATTTAAATGCGTGTACGAAGCCCATACCGATAAAACAACTGTAGTAAATTTAACCAACCATGCATTTTTTAACCTTAACGGCGAAGGCAGCGGCACCATACTTAATCATTTAGTACAAATTGACGCTGATAATTATACCCCTGTTGATGCCGGTTTAATCCCTACAGGTAAAATTGAGCCCGTGAAAGGCACGCCGTTTGATTTTACCAAACCTGAAACCATCGGCAAACGCATTAATGACGATAATGTGCAACTAAAAAATGGTAAAGGTTATGACCATAATTTTGTGCTTAACAAACATGATTTAAGCACCCCGATTGCTACTGTAATTGGTGATAAAAGCGGGATTAAAATGGAAGTTTACACCGAAGAACCAGCCATGCAGTTTTACAGCGGCAACTTTATGCAAGCTAAAAACGCTATGAAACGCGGTATTAAAGATGAATTCCGTACCTCATTTGCTATGGAAACGCAACATTACCCCGATTCGCCAAATCAGCCGCAGTTTCCGTCAACTGAGCTTAAGCCCGGGCAAACGTATAAAACCCAGTCGCTGTATAAATTTACGGTAGTGAAATAA
- a CDS encoding gliding motility-associated C-terminal domain-containing protein — protein sequence MKPLLSTVLLKKWLRAKHRLWLVLFCIFQLVFAQKASAQLVTIGSQPTSGCVGQPIAFTAVAANLGAAPAYQWQVNGVNVGANQNKFTSSTLVNGDVVQCRVTTPGPNGTVSTTNSNALTMTILSPPTIVQHDTAICPGSTMLLQADVSGAAYAKFKPVDFSNQFNFNISTNTFGHQFVNCPTGNVTFNGVPYILYPWSDNFTGWNASNATGPDPRKLFIPVNEDGAVAINLLANTYFGVPGPASYVSVSFWANGAEVYKKDLIGDQDIRDFNAAQFTNQINNVTTTNAWLSPNGQNRLDNVRIQMPSPTRIDSIVVNDHGGNGQRLFIIGATVEKTPVALKWSTGETSPSITVAPSQPTTYTVMATNGVASCSGGSIHVSFITPVVPSISISQLTGNVCPGNPVTFTASVFNGGNGPTLQWQVNGADAGTNSFTFTTNSLTTGDIVTCRVTPHNLCLTIPTATSNAITATLLPQPVVDAGPNVTIHQGDATQLKATVSGDILNTQWSPATGLDNPGILNPIATPTQTTKYTLLVQNQSTCTAIDSVIIKVLPLDVLIPNAISPNHDGVNDVWNIQHLDQFAACTVNIFNRYGQRLFTSTGYARPWDGTYKNKRLPAGTYYYIIDLKDGSAVRSGYVVLVY from the coding sequence ATGAAACCTTTATTATCAACCGTATTATTAAAAAAATGGTTACGGGCAAAGCATCGCCTTTGGCTGGTTTTATTTTGTATATTCCAATTGGTGTTTGCTCAAAAAGCCAGTGCGCAACTGGTCACCATCGGCTCGCAGCCAACAAGTGGCTGCGTTGGGCAACCTATAGCCTTTACGGCAGTTGCCGCTAATCTGGGCGCGGCACCAGCCTACCAATGGCAGGTAAATGGGGTTAACGTGGGTGCCAACCAAAATAAATTTACCAGCAGTACGCTTGTTAACGGCGATGTGGTGCAATGTCGTGTAACTACGCCCGGCCCTAACGGCACGGTTAGTACTACCAATAGCAACGCGCTTACCATGACCATCCTGTCGCCGCCCACTATTGTGCAGCATGATACGGCCATTTGCCCGGGCAGTACCATGCTGCTCCAGGCCGACGTTTCCGGGGCGGCGTATGCCAAATTTAAACCGGTCGATTTTTCGAACCAATTCAATTTCAACATCTCAACCAATACTTTCGGGCATCAGTTTGTCAATTGCCCCACCGGCAATGTTACTTTCAACGGCGTTCCGTACATCCTGTACCCCTGGAGCGATAACTTTACCGGCTGGAATGCAAGCAACGCTACCGGCCCCGATCCGCGTAAACTTTTTATTCCTGTTAATGAGGATGGTGCCGTAGCCATTAACCTGCTGGCCAATACTTATTTTGGCGTGCCCGGCCCTGCGTCATATGTAAGCGTAAGCTTTTGGGCCAATGGTGCCGAAGTATACAAAAAAGACCTTATAGGCGATCAGGATATCCGCGATTTTAACGCCGCCCAGTTTACCAACCAAATCAATAACGTAACCACAACCAACGCCTGGCTATCGCCTAACGGCCAAAACCGGCTTGATAATGTGCGCATCCAAATGCCCTCACCAACACGGATAGATAGTATTGTAGTAAATGATCATGGCGGCAATGGTCAGCGCCTGTTCATCATTGGCGCCACCGTCGAGAAAACGCCTGTAGCGCTAAAATGGTCTACCGGCGAAACTTCGCCGTCTATTACCGTTGCGCCATCGCAGCCAACAACTTACACCGTAATGGCCACCAATGGGGTGGCCAGTTGCAGCGGCGGCAGCATCCACGTAAGCTTTATTACGCCGGTGGTACCCTCCATAAGTATAAGCCAGTTAACCGGCAACGTTTGCCCGGGCAACCCGGTAACCTTTACAGCAAGCGTGTTTAATGGGGGCAATGGGCCTACACTTCAATGGCAGGTAAATGGTGCCGATGCAGGTACAAACAGCTTCACATTTACTACCAATAGCCTTACAACCGGCGATATAGTTACCTGCCGCGTAACCCCACACAACCTGTGCCTTACTATACCCACAGCAACAAGCAATGCAATTACAGCAACGCTTTTACCACAACCCGTAGTTGATGCAGGCCCCAATGTAACCATTCACCAGGGCGATGCCACCCAGTTAAAAGCCACCGTAAGCGGCGATATATTGAACACGCAATGGAGCCCGGCCACCGGGCTTGATAATCCCGGCATACTTAACCCGATAGCCACTCCAACCCAAACCACCAAATACACCTTGCTGGTGCAAAACCAAAGCACCTGCACGGCTATCGATAGTGTTATTATAAAAGTGCTGCCGCTTGATGTGCTGATCCCCAACGCTATCAGCCCCAATCATGACGGTGTAAACGATGTATGGAATATTCAGCACCTGGATCAGTTTGCTGCCTGTACGGTAAACATATTTAACCGCTATGGCCAAAGGCTTTTCACATCCACCGGCTACGCCCGCCCATGGGATGGCACCTATAAAAACAAGCGCCTCCCTGCCGGTACCTATTATTACATTATTGACTTGAAAGATGGCAGCGCTGTACGATCGGGGTATGTGGTGTTGGTGTATTGA
- a CDS encoding GIN domain-containing protein, with amino-acid sequence MKTTLLTIAASLVLVAGLSNTTFASTKNTQNVATVLTDVSNINKIEVRGNVELYVSAGTADQVKVYNKYYASGALVQSSKGVLRIASYTKEKLVVWVTANDLRAISAYDNAEVKSFGKLSAIDLDVNLSNNATAKLDLDTYNTNVNVNNNAKIELAGTTEVYTLNHNLQSSVNNNNFIAGTYTDKLNGITSAKNENELAGL; translated from the coding sequence ATGAAAACTACATTATTAACCATCGCCGCTTCATTAGTTTTAGTAGCTGGTTTATCAAACACAACTTTTGCATCTACCAAAAATACTCAAAATGTTGCTACCGTATTGACAGATGTAAGCAACATCAATAAAATTGAAGTTCGCGGTAATGTTGAGCTTTATGTTTCTGCCGGTACTGCCGATCAGGTTAAGGTTTACAACAAATACTATGCATCTGGTGCATTGGTACAAAGCTCAAAAGGTGTATTGAGAATAGCATCATATACAAAAGAAAAATTAGTGGTTTGGGTTACTGCAAATGACCTGCGGGCCATCAGTGCTTATGATAACGCCGAAGTAAAATCATTTGGAAAGTTATCTGCCATCGACCTGGATGTTAACCTGAGCAACAACGCTACCGCTAAATTGGATTTGGATACCTACAACACCAACGTAAATGTTAATAACAATGCTAAAATTGAACTTGCAGGCACAACAGAGGTTTATACCCTTAACCACAACCTGCAATCAAGCGTTAATAATAACAATTTTATCGCCGGCACTTATACCGATAAATTAAACGGTATCACATCTGCCAAAAACGAAAACGAGTTAGCAGGTTTGTAA
- a CDS encoding head GIN domain-containing protein, translating to MKKFNLNIAALIAIVSVGVFSSCRFHCVRGSGNMTTENRQAEEFTKVDIAGAFKVILKQDSSLKISITGDDNLLKYVSTSVENGELHIKSRKSFCDDHIEITVGVHNLKEIGASGAVEVSSDGKINAGDFKFDLSGATKVNLDLNAANVKTEGSGMSELNLKGQAASHNVESSGATKINGFDFVVGDYEINTSGVSNCKINVLKTLNVHSSGAAEIEYKGSPATVNNDKSGASSIKKVD from the coding sequence ATGAAAAAATTTAACCTGAATATTGCCGCTTTAATTGCTATTGTATCTGTAGGTGTATTTTCATCATGCCGCTTTCATTGCGTGCGTGGTTCTGGTAACATGACAACCGAAAACCGCCAGGCCGAGGAGTTTACCAAAGTAGATATTGCGGGCGCGTTTAAAGTAATTTTAAAACAGGATAGTTCGCTAAAAATCAGTATCACCGGCGATGATAACCTGCTTAAATATGTATCAACCTCTGTCGAAAATGGCGAGTTGCACATCAAGTCGAGAAAGTCTTTTTGTGACGATCATATCGAGATCACCGTTGGTGTGCATAACCTGAAAGAAATAGGCGCATCCGGCGCGGTTGAAGTATCATCAGACGGGAAAATAAATGCAGGCGATTTTAAATTCGACTTATCGGGCGCTACAAAGGTTAACCTGGACCTGAACGCGGCCAACGTAAAAACCGAGGGAAGCGGCATGAGCGAATTAAACCTGAAGGGGCAGGCAGCATCGCATAACGTAGAATCGAGCGGAGCTACCAAGATAAACGGATTTGATTTTGTTGTCGGCGATTATGAAATTAATACTTCAGGTGTGAGCAACTGCAAAATCAATGTGTTAAAAACGTTGAATGTGCACTCCAGCGGCGCAGCCGAAATTGAATATAAAGGTTCGCCTGCAACGGTAAACAACGATAAATCCGGCGCATCAAGCATAAAAAAAGTTGATTGA
- a CDS encoding c-type cytochrome: protein MKKFLKYTAYVVIVVILIVVAGVSYITLALPDVGKPEDIKVEATPQRIERGKYLANHVTLCMDCHSTRDWTKFAGPMLEGTAGKGGEKFTAAVGFPGNVDVPNITPYNLGGWTDGELFRAITAGVRKDGSAIFPLMPWPYYSKMDREDLYSIIAYIRSLKPIKADYPKSKLDFPLNILVHTMPQKAGLGTRPDEKDTLKYGEYLVTSAACMECHSQVDKGKIIPGLEYAGGREFVIPGYGAVKSSNITSDKETGLGSWTKEQFVNRFKVYADTTKGPAGVKPHEYQSIMPWYKYAGLKTSDLEAIYAFVKTIKPVKNQFVKFVAK from the coding sequence ATGAAAAAGTTTTTAAAATACACAGCCTACGTTGTAATAGTTGTTATCTTAATTGTTGTAGCAGGCGTATCATATATTACGCTTGCTTTACCTGATGTGGGCAAACCCGAAGACATTAAAGTAGAAGCCACGCCCCAACGTATTGAGCGTGGCAAATACCTGGCCAACCATGTAACCCTGTGCATGGATTGCCACTCCACCAGAGACTGGACGAAATTTGCCGGCCCCATGCTGGAGGGTACCGCGGGTAAAGGCGGCGAAAAGTTTACCGCCGCTGTAGGTTTCCCCGGCAATGTAGATGTGCCCAATATTACGCCATATAATTTGGGCGGATGGACAGATGGCGAGTTGTTTCGCGCTATTACCGCAGGGGTAAGAAAAGATGGTTCGGCCATCTTCCCGCTGATGCCCTGGCCGTATTACTCCAAAATGGATCGTGAAGATCTTTACAGTATCATAGCTTATATCCGCTCGCTTAAGCCAATAAAAGCAGATTACCCCAAAAGTAAACTCGATTTTCCGTTGAATATTTTGGTACATACCATGCCGCAAAAGGCAGGTTTAGGCACACGCCCTGATGAAAAGGATACGTTGAAGTATGGCGAATACCTGGTTACTTCGGCGGCCTGTATGGAATGCCACAGCCAGGTGGATAAAGGCAAAATAATACCAGGCCTTGAATATGCCGGGGGGCGCGAATTTGTGATACCGGGTTATGGTGCCGTAAAATCGTCAAATATCACATCCGATAAAGAAACCGGCTTGGGCAGCTGGACAAAAGAGCAATTTGTAAATCGCTTTAAGGTTTATGCCGATACCACCAAAGGGCCGGCTGGTGTTAAACCACATGAATACCAAAGCATTATGCCATGGTACAAATACGCCGGCTTAAAAACAAGCGACCTGGAAGCTATTTATGCCTTTGTTAAAACCATTAAACCGGTTAAAAACCAGTTTGTGAAATTTGTGGCGAAGTAA
- the tig gene encoding trigger factor, with protein MNITQEKVDALNAVVKINIDPADYQPRVDKAIKENAKKAKLPGFRPGMVPASHIKKMYGKSILVDEINNLLQDTLTKYIEEQDLRVLGQPLPKTDNEKEYNWDFADNFEFNYELGLAPEFNIDFSSKDNVTQYVIKVDDETLASRIKNIRRSYGKMTNPDVSADDDVLYSELVQLSPDGSVFEGGISNTASVRLDQIKDEAIKASLIGLKKGDVLTFDIQKAYDNDAAKVAGLLKIEEDEAADLKSNFQLTVKNVNRLEEGDLNQEFFDKLFGEGVVTTEAEFTAKITEELETMMVQDSERKLQDDIYKASIAKVDFNLPDDFLKRWLKATNEKLTTEELEGGYNDFAQNLKWTLIENKIITDNKIEIKYDEVFALAKVRLDQQFRMYSPQAIPEDQLAQYTVQYLQNKENANKIFEEVKALKVFDYIKSVITLDKQDILFTDFNKLVSEK; from the coding sequence ATGAATATTACACAGGAAAAAGTAGATGCCCTGAATGCAGTTGTTAAGATCAATATCGATCCTGCCGATTATCAGCCACGTGTTGATAAAGCGATAAAAGAAAACGCGAAAAAAGCAAAATTACCAGGTTTTCGCCCGGGCATGGTGCCAGCATCACATATAAAAAAAATGTACGGTAAAAGTATTTTGGTTGATGAGATCAATAACTTGTTACAGGATACTTTAACCAAATATATTGAAGAGCAGGACCTGCGTGTATTAGGCCAGCCTTTGCCAAAAACTGATAACGAAAAAGAATATAACTGGGATTTTGCCGATAATTTTGAGTTTAATTATGAACTTGGTTTAGCTCCTGAATTTAACATTGATTTTTCATCAAAAGATAACGTTACCCAATACGTAATTAAAGTTGATGACGAAACATTAGCTTCACGTATCAAAAATATTCGCCGTAGCTATGGCAAAATGACAAATCCTGACGTATCGGCAGACGATGACGTTCTTTACAGCGAATTAGTCCAGCTTTCTCCGGATGGTAGTGTTTTTGAGGGTGGAATAAGCAATACAGCATCTGTACGTTTAGACCAAATTAAAGACGAAGCCATTAAAGCTTCATTAATAGGTTTAAAAAAGGGCGATGTATTGACGTTTGATATTCAAAAAGCTTATGATAACGACGCAGCCAAGGTAGCCGGTTTATTAAAGATAGAAGAAGACGAAGCGGCCGATTTAAAATCAAACTTCCAGCTAACTGTTAAAAACGTTAACCGGTTAGAAGAAGGCGATTTAAATCAGGAGTTCTTTGACAAATTATTTGGTGAAGGTGTAGTAACAACCGAAGCGGAATTTACGGCTAAGATTACCGAAGAACTTGAAACAATGATGGTGCAGGATAGCGAACGCAAATTGCAGGACGATATCTACAAAGCAAGCATTGCTAAAGTTGACTTTAATTTACCTGACGATTTCCTGAAGCGCTGGCTAAAAGCTACCAACGAAAAACTGACTACCGAAGAGCTGGAAGGCGGTTATAACGATTTTGCTCAAAACCTTAAATGGACTTTGATTGAAAACAAAATAATTACCGATAACAAAATCGAAATTAAATACGATGAGGTTTTCGCGCTTGCAAAAGTTAGGTTAGATCAGCAATTCAGAATGTACAGCCCACAGGCTATCCCTGAAGATCAGTTGGCGCAATACACCGTACAATACCTGCAAAATAAAGAGAATGCTAACAAAATATTCGAAGAAGTAAAAGCACTAAAGGTGTTTGATTATATTAAAAGTGTGATCACTTTAGATAAACAAGACATCCTGTTTACTGATTTTAATAAATTGGTTTCCGAAAAATAA
- a CDS encoding ATP-dependent Clp protease proteolytic subunit translates to MSNNIDKNEFRKYAVKHHRINSLFVDKYLGNFDSRRMPQGIATTVPTGMTPYIIEERQLNVAQMDVFSRLMMDRIIFLGDAIYENIANIIQAQLLFLQSADAKRDIQIYINSPGGSVYAGLGIYDTMQFISNDVATICTGMAASMGAVLLVAGTEGKRAALPHARVMIHQPSGGAQGQQSDIEITYHEITKLKKELYQIIADHSGASFEKVWDASDRDYWMIAEEAKEFGMVDEILRGNKGK, encoded by the coding sequence ATGAGTAATAATATCGATAAAAATGAATTCAGAAAATACGCTGTTAAACACCACCGTATTAACAGCCTCTTTGTAGATAAATATCTTGGAAATTTTGATAGCCGCCGCATGCCGCAGGGCATTGCTACCACGGTACCAACCGGCATGACGCCTTACATTATTGAAGAACGCCAGCTTAACGTTGCCCAAATGGACGTGTTCTCGCGTTTGATGATGGACCGCATCATTTTCCTTGGCGATGCGATTTATGAAAATATTGCAAACATTATTCAGGCTCAATTGCTATTCCTGCAATCGGCCGATGCTAAACGCGATATCCAGATTTATATCAATTCACCTGGTGGTTCGGTTTATGCCGGTTTAGGGATTTATGATACCATGCAGTTCATTTCAAATGATGTAGCAACTATTTGTACAGGTATGGCCGCTTCAATGGGCGCTGTATTATTAGTAGCTGGTACCGAAGGTAAAAGGGCAGCGTTACCACACGCAAGGGTAATGATTCACCAGCCATCGGGCGGTGCGCAAGGTCAGCAATCAGATATTGAGATCACCTACCATGAGATCACTAAACTGAAAAAAGAATTGTACCAGATAATTGCCGATCATAGCGGTGCGTCATTCGAAAAAGTATGGGATGCATCAGACCGTGATTACTGGATGATTGCCGAAGAAGCCAAAGAATTTGGAATGGTAGATGAAATTTTAAGAGGAAATAAAGGGAAATAA